A window of the Bombina bombina isolate aBomBom1 chromosome 3, aBomBom1.pri, whole genome shotgun sequence genome harbors these coding sequences:
- the LOC128653332 gene encoding bombinin-like peptides 2 — protein sequence MNFKYIVAVSILIASAYARSEENNIQSLSQRDVSEEESLREIRGIGASILSAGKSALKGLAKGLAEHFANGKRTAEEHEVMKRLEAAVRDLDSFDHPEEASEKETRGFNQEEKKKRIIGPVLGMVGSALGGLLKKIG from the exons ATGAATTTTAAGTACATAGTTGCAGTGTCCATTTTAATAGCATCTGCATATGCACgaag tgaagaGAACAACATACAGTCTCTGAGTCAGAGGGATGTTTCAGAAGAAGAATCACTGAGGGAAATCAGAGGTATAGGAGCATCCATCCTAAGTGCTGGTAAATCAGCTTTAAAAGGCTTGGCTAAAGGATTAGCTGAGCATTTTGCGAATGGGAAGAGAACAGCTGAAGAACATGAAGTGATGAAAAGACTGGAAGCCGCAGTGCGTGATCTAGATTCCTTTGATCATCCAGAGGAAGCTTCTGAAAAGGAAACCAGAGGCTTCAATCAAGAGGAAAAAAAGAAACGCATTATAGGGCCAGTATTAGGTATGGTTGGTAGTGCACTtggaggtttacttaaaaagattggaTAA